TATACTTTTTCGGATATATCAGTTTCTTGTTTATTAGATCCACCAATTGCAGCGATATGAATCTCTGTTtgactgttttttcttttttttggtattaattaacaaatttcttAAACTGTGCAGATTCTTAAAGAACCGGAAACCTTAGAGGAACGTGTTCTTGAAGCAGCAACTCCAGTTGAAACAATAAGGTTTCCACTTGTATTTGAACAAGATTCAAATTCATCAATAGCAGATAATGATAACAACATTACTGAGGGGAAGGTATCAGCATTCTTACCATGCAGTTTTGGAGAATAGGAATACATTTCTCAATGATGTAGCACTAAATAccttttgttttgatgtttctCTCTGAAACCGAATATTTCAGCGTAAGCAACGTGATGTGGACTTATCACCTACGAGCAATGAAGTGATTTGGCGTCCTAATTTTGAGGAGTTCATCCGCCGCCTTAGACATAAGGTAAGTTACCCGTGTCTCTCATTTGAGGTTATTTTATTGGTATTCAAAGTTTAATTTTCCTGATTTATCTTTAGGAGTCTTTTGACCACCTGTTTCTTTGTTTAAGGTGTGTGTGGAGATAGTGAAAGAACGCAGGGATGAAGGATGTGCCATTGTCATGAGGGCAATGTTAGAAGTAGGAAGATCGcaggagaagaaggtgaaaacAGACAAGTCGGGTAATATCTGAGATGCTTACTCATTTTCATTAGATAtcttaacataaacaaaacaaattgaagtCTCCATTGTTGTTTTTGGTGCGATTGATTGATCATTTGACACTCTCCACCAAAATCAGAACATTCTGTCGGGTTACTGAATTTGCTTTCCTCTTTAAACAGTTCCAATGTCGGTTGGTTCCATTTATGAAGAGGTTATAAAGACAGAAGCTGGTCGTACTATGTTACAAGAGCGAGTTGAAGCATACCTTGATCAATTGTGTGCATCTTCTTCATATCTACCAGCATTTGTGATAGAAATGGATAGTTCATACATAGTTGGTATAGTAACTCCATCAACGTTCTATTCAACTGATTTTTGTATTCAAACTTACCTTTCAATTTCTTCTGTTAATTGTTTTTTGCAGATTTTAAATCAATTATCAGCGTAGCACAGAAAGACGAGGTGTGTTTCcatctttttctatatttcctgaAATATTTCtgaaattgaaaataagatttttgaaaTGGTGTCAGATGGAAGCAGTAGTTATGAGAAGATATGGGAAAGAAGCTTTCAGAATGTTCAGATACTTATCACAAGAAGGGCGTTTTGTTGAGACCGATAAGGTtaaaaagatatgttttttcTAGTGAAATAttgaaacattatttttttgttgataacaAGTTTCCTAACTTtacttcaactttttatttttttaagattgctGATGCCGCGCTGACTGAAAAGAAAGACACGCCTCAAATCCTTCTGAAGATGTGGAAAGATAGTTACTTACATATGCAGGTACTATCTTTTTTACCAAGTTGAAACCAAatctttttaaatgaaatattgtTTTAGATGTTGATTCATTATTTTCCTCTTATGTTGTTTTAGAAATTCGTGGTTACGGGTGGTGGTTCTGGATATGCGTCCTTCTTATTGTGGAAGGTAAACAAGTTGATTGTGACGAGGCAAATGTTGGATGAGATGTATCATGCTTCTTTAAACTTGAGTCTCAGGTTGACCCATGAAGGAGATTCCGAGAAAGAGGTTAGTCCACGCTTTGAAATTACTAAAGATGGTAGAGTTGATGAATTCCTAGATGttctttttactaaaaaaaataaactgttaTTGCGTTTGTGGCAGTTGATGATGTTGTCATCGAAGATACTAAAAAACACATCGGATGGAGCATTaaaggagagagtgaaaaagGTTAACGCCAAGAGAATGTTGCTTTCTGCCAGTAGGTTTAAACTCGATGATGCAATGATGCTCTTCCATGACTTCTAAGCTCCAATTTTAAAACCCATTTCTCGTTGTCTTCTTCATTTTGCTATGGttgatttagttttgttttacctACCTATACTATCTGTgaacagtttttatttttgttttctgtgaCATAATCATTGGCAACtctataatataattgatatctTATTAACATACAAGTgtcttttaggttttttttctcttccgaAAACGTGAATATATTGGAAATACGAAGCATCAAAAATGTTTACGTGGAAAGATACCTTCTTCTGACCAGAGTATAGATTATAACATGTCGCCTTGACTAAAAAATGAACATCATCGCTAAATATTGTTCTAATCGGCACTAGCGTGATTTTAGAAACTAAGCAGAAGGGTACAAGTTGCACAAGTAAAACAATCCTACTCGTGACAATTTTTCAAATAGCTTAAAATACTTTGTCTACAGTAAAAGGTGGGTACGAATAGAGATGGCAAAATGTGTGATATGATCTTTTTCATAAAACCAGAGAAGCAAAGTATCAGCAAATTCAAAGATTCAAGGATACAattcttgaagaaacaaaaaacagagtttgataCACCAAAATTCAGATCCAAAAGATGATAACAAGGATTCTAACTAAGATGAAGGATCctcacttcttctcttctttctcagcCTCTTGAGCCCTCTTGAGCCTAGCACCAGCATGTCTCTTGTTTGTCCGTTCCAGACGGAGCTTGTCATAAGCCTTAAAGGACTTCATGTCTGAGGTCAGCTTAACGAGTTCCATAGTGGGCTTCTCACGTACAATAGGCATGTAGTCTCCTTGGACTTGGGTAGCATTGGCCAACTCTTCTGGTGTAGAGTCACCAGCCtgacacaaacaaacaaaaacagaacaagtaagagatcagtaccaaaatcaaaccataaTGATGAAGACCACTAAACCATAAACTTGTTGCTTCGAAATAGTACCTTAACCTTTCGGGCACGGCGTGGGAAGATGACCAACTTTGCCTTGTAGGTTTTCAACCTCTGGACATTGGTTTGAAGACCCTCCAAAGAACGGTTTTTGCGACGATGGTCAACAGAGATACCGATTGTAGGAGCCAACTTCTTGGGGATACCAGCAGcctatcattaataaaaaaaagcaatcaGAAATCAACAATCCCAACAATGTTCAGCAAGAAATGAAACATGATAgcaccaaaaacaaagaaatatccAGCCTAATTTAATCAATCAGAAATCAAGGGTACCAACCAGGTAAATGTAATCAACGAtcagaaataaataaatgaaacttgACAGACGGAGAGAGATAGATGTTACAAACCTTGAGCTCTTCAAGAGTGAATCCTTTACCGGTTCTGACCTTCATGTTGTACTTAAGAGTCTGACCATGCACGACAGGGCGGAGAGGTCCAGATGTTGGACGAGGGAAGATCTTCACAGCCTTCTTTTGCCTCGCTGGGTAGACATGACACATAACACACATTTAGATTCTGGAAAACCATGGGAGTAGGCTTAAACAGAAACATGACACAAGCAAAGTGGGAGAGATAAACCAACCAACTCTTCTTCTGGTCTTCCTGGCAGGCTGGTTGAACCACGTCTTCACATAGTTCTGCCAGTGCTTTTTAAAGTGTCCGTTGGGGATGACATTGTTGTGCTTCATTTCGTCACCTcaagctgcaaaaaaaaaaacccaacaacaATCAGCTCCATTAGTGAATCATACATTCAAAAACCATTAATGTATCTCTAAAGATatcaaaatgatgaaacttttACACCGCAAACCGTAAGATCCATCTCAATGCTTTAGCTaagataaaactaaaaaaaaagtgatacaaAAAGCTTGTAATACTTCCAAGTATCTAGACAACTCTTCTTAAAACCATACTAAAGATGACGACTTATAAACTCGTAAGAGATCCCCAACGGTATAACAACGACATCAAAACTACATTTTACAGTTCATCAAtaaaaactcgaaatcttacgCATTCAAAGTGCGAAGCTTTGATAAATCTCCAAAGCAGAACAAATCACAGACTCTAAAAATCGCTTTATCAG
The Camelina sativa cultivar DH55 chromosome 6, Cs, whole genome shotgun sequence genome window above contains:
- the LOC104791124 gene encoding uncharacterized protein LOC104791124 translates to METTEYGIVYAVHIISVQFGTVVSKVCECLLRRGPLSSRDISRLAKSEINHNQVKDILYLLIQHNCVQAFSIEPPDGSESKATVQYLVLLSNILHRGRYNKFSRVVNEELGSQCGAVLDGLLCNGRLTLGQLIERDQDSEKPIGSEVIKDSLQKLVAARFVERIPSPEPVLANKEQEPAKKRGPKAAKILKEPETLEERVLEAATPVETIRFPLVFEQDSNSSIADNDNNITEGKRKQRDVDLSPTSNEVIWRPNFEEFIRRLRHKVCVEIVKERRDEGCAIVMRAMLEVGRSQEKKVKTDKSVPMSVGSIYEEVIKTEAGRTMLQERVEAYLDQLCASSSYLPAFVIEMDSSYIVDFKSIISVAQKDEMEAVVMRRYGKEAFRMFRYLSQEGRFVETDKIADAALTEKKDTPQILLKMWKDSYLHMQKFVVTGGGSGYASFLLWKVNKLIVTRQMLDEMYHASLNLSLRLTHEGDSEKELMMLSSKILKNTSDGALKERVKKVNAKRMLLSASRFKLDDAMMLFHDF
- the LOC104791126 gene encoding 60S ribosomal protein L13-1; the encoded protein is MKHNNVIPNGHFKKHWQNYVKTWFNQPARKTRRRVARQKKAVKIFPRPTSGPLRPVVHGQTLKYNMKVRTGKGFTLEELKAAGIPKKLAPTIGISVDHRRKNRSLEGLQTNVQRLKTYKAKLVIFPRRARKVKAGDSTPEELANATQVQGDYMPIVREKPTMELVKLTSDMKSFKAYDKLRLERTNKRHAGARLKRAQEAEKEEKK